In Bacillota bacterium, a single genomic region encodes these proteins:
- a CDS encoding isoprenyl transferase has translation MKESNFAVPDINEKENELKKKLDHSGLPCHIAIIMDGNGRWAMQKNMPRAEGHRAGVESLREIVRLCVELHIKVLTVYAFSSENWKRPQEEVNVLMDLLVEYLYNEMRELHENNVRINPIGRIDRLPESAGMALQAAVNKTSGNKGLVLNIALNYGGRLELVDAARKIAKKVKEGKLDPESINEETLANHLYTVGLPDPDLLIRPAGDFRVSNFLLWQLAYTEFWLTSVMWPDFKKVTLLQAILDFQHRERRFGGLIHS, from the coding sequence GTGAAGGAAAGCAATTTCGCTGTCCCTGATATAAATGAAAAGGAAAATGAACTTAAAAAAAAGCTGGATCATTCAGGCTTACCTTGCCATATTGCTATTATTATGGATGGGAACGGCCGCTGGGCCATGCAAAAAAATATGCCCCGAGCAGAAGGGCACAGGGCCGGGGTGGAATCCCTGCGGGAGATAGTGAGGCTATGTGTAGAGCTGCATATAAAAGTACTCACTGTCTATGCTTTCTCCTCGGAAAATTGGAAACGCCCGCAGGAAGAAGTGAATGTGCTGATGGACCTGCTGGTGGAATATTTATACAATGAAATGCGTGAACTACATGAGAATAATGTGCGCATTAATCCTATCGGAAGAATTGACCGGTTACCTGAAAGTGCAGGCATGGCTTTGCAAGCTGCGGTGAATAAAACAAGTGGCAACAAAGGCCTGGTCTTAAATATAGCACTTAATTACGGTGGCCGGCTGGAATTAGTTGATGCTGCACGGAAAATAGCAAAGAAAGTCAAAGAAGGAAAATTAGATCCTGAGAGCATTAACGAGGAAACACTAGCTAATCATCTGTACACTGTAGGGCTGCCTGACCCTGACCTTCTTATTCGCCCTGCAGGGGATTTTAGAGTAAGCAATTTTTTATTATGGCAATTGGCTTATACGGAATTTTGGTTAACGTCTGTAATGTGGCCGGATTTTAAGAAGGTTACACTTCTGCAGGCAATTCTAGATTTTCAGCACCGGGAAAGACGTTTTGGCGGTCTTATACATTCATAA
- a CDS encoding 4Fe-4S dicluster domain-containing protein: MAYKITDQCEACGTCLESCPTEAIVEGDKYSIDADKCEACGTCIDECPIGAIIEE; the protein is encoded by the coding sequence ATGGCCTACAAAATTACTGATCAATGTGAAGCTTGCGGAACCTGTTTAGAGTCCTGCCCGACCGAAGCTATTGTAGAGGGAGATAAGTACAGCATTGACGCGGATAAGTGCGAAGCGTGCGGTACGTGTATCGATGAATGTCCCATTGGGGCGATTATTGAAGAGTAA
- a CDS encoding ribosome recycling factor — MANPLLTEAENNMKKSVEVMKKELATLRAGRATPALVDKVTVDYYGTPTPLTQLSNVSAPEPRLLVIQPWDKNVMADVERAILKSDLGITPTNDGNVIRLAIPQLTEERRTELVKVVKKKAEEGRVAVRNIRRDVNDKLKAQEKNGDISEDGLRNLQDDVQKLTDKYVKEIDQLLATKEKEIMTV, encoded by the coding sequence TTGGCTAATCCTCTTCTGACGGAAGCTGAAAATAACATGAAGAAATCCGTAGAGGTAATGAAAAAAGAACTGGCTACTTTGCGGGCAGGGCGTGCCACACCGGCTCTAGTGGATAAGGTTACCGTTGATTATTACGGAACACCTACTCCACTTACCCAGCTTTCCAATGTTTCCGCTCCTGAGCCCAGGCTACTGGTGATTCAGCCGTGGGATAAAAATGTTATGGCTGATGTTGAGCGTGCAATTTTGAAATCGGATTTAGGAATTACGCCTACTAATGACGGAAATGTAATCAGACTTGCCATTCCACAGCTTACTGAGGAACGCCGCACCGAGCTGGTTAAAGTGGTCAAGAAAAAGGCTGAAGAGGGACGGGTAGCAGTAAGAAATATTCGCCGTGATGTTAATGACAAACTTAAAGCTCAGGAGAAAAACGGAGATATTTCGGAGGATGGATTAAGAAATTTGCAGGATGATGTGCAAAAATTGACAGACAAGTACGTAAAAGAAATAGACCAGTTGCTTGCCACTAAAGAAAAGGAAATCATGACGGTTTAA
- a CDS encoding UMP kinase produces the protein MVSPKYKRVILKLSGEALAGLQGHGIDPDVANSIAGQIKELAELKVEVAVVVGGGNIWRGVAGSAKGMDRATADYMGMLATVINSLALQDALAKQGVDTRVQTAIEMREVAEPYIRRRAIRHLQKGRVVIFGGGTGNPYFSTDTTAALRAAEIEAEVILMAKRVDGVYDSDPLENPGAKKFGELSYIDVLNKGLKVMDATATSLCMDNRIPLIVFNLTEQGNIKRVIAGEDVGTYVGGDLVG, from the coding sequence ATGGTGTCTCCTAAGTATAAGCGCGTGATATTAAAACTCAGCGGTGAGGCCCTGGCTGGATTGCAGGGTCATGGAATTGATCCGGATGTGGCTAATTCCATTGCCGGGCAGATTAAGGAATTGGCCGAGTTGAAGGTGGAAGTCGCAGTTGTTGTCGGTGGAGGGAATATCTGGCGGGGAGTTGCCGGTAGTGCCAAGGGCATGGATCGCGCTACAGCCGATTACATGGGTATGTTGGCCACCGTGATAAATTCTCTGGCTTTGCAGGACGCTCTGGCCAAGCAGGGAGTAGATACCAGGGTCCAGACTGCTATTGAAATGAGAGAAGTGGCTGAGCCGTACATAAGGCGCCGTGCCATAAGACACCTGCAAAAGGGGCGGGTGGTTATTTTTGGCGGCGGCACCGGAAACCCGTATTTCTCCACTGACACCACTGCCGCTTTACGGGCGGCTGAAATAGAGGCCGAAGTAATACTGATGGCCAAAAGAGTTGACGGAGTTTATGATTCCGATCCCCTCGAAAATCCCGGTGCAAAGAAGTTTGGAGAGCTTAGTTACATTGATGTTTTGAATAAAGGACTAAAAGTAATGGATGCTACGGCCACCTCTCTTTGCATGGATAACCGAATTCCCTTAATCGTTTTTAACCTTACTGAGCAGGGAAACATCAAACGGGTTATTGCCGGAGAAGACGTGGGTACTTATGTTGGAGGTGATTTAGTTGGCTAA
- the tsf gene encoding translation elongation factor Ts, which yields MAEITASMVKELRESTGCGMMDCKKALQETAGDMEKAKDFLREKGLAQAAKKAGRVTAEGLVDSYIHGNGRIGVLVEVNCETDFVGKTDEFKQFVRDVAMQVAAANPQYVSRNEVPQEMVEKEKKILRVQAQNEGKPEKIIDKMVEGRIDKYFKETCLLEQPFIKDTDMTVEQLVNEKIAKIGENISIRRFTRYELGEGKEKKKDDFADEVMAAVNK from the coding sequence ATGGCAGAAATTACAGCAAGCATGGTTAAAGAGTTACGGGAAAGTACCGGTTGCGGTATGATGGACTGCAAAAAAGCCCTGCAAGAAACCGCTGGAGATATGGAAAAGGCAAAAGATTTCTTGCGGGAAAAAGGTTTGGCCCAGGCAGCCAAAAAGGCAGGTAGGGTGACCGCAGAAGGATTGGTTGATTCCTATATTCACGGTAATGGCCGTATCGGAGTTTTAGTTGAAGTTAATTGTGAAACTGATTTTGTAGGTAAAACGGATGAATTTAAGCAATTTGTGCGTGATGTGGCTATGCAAGTGGCGGCAGCAAACCCTCAATATGTATCACGCAATGAAGTGCCTCAGGAAATGGTAGAAAAGGAAAAGAAAATTTTGCGGGTACAGGCCCAAAACGAAGGTAAGCCTGAAAAGATTATTGATAAAATGGTTGAGGGCCGCATAGATAAGTACTTTAAAGAGACTTGTCTGTTGGAACAACCTTTCATCAAGGATACCGACATGACAGTGGAGCAATTAGTAAATGAAAAGATTGCCAAGATTGGTGAAAATATATCCATCAGGCGTTTCACGCGTTATGAGTTGGGTGAAGGTAAAGAGAAGAAAAAAGACGACTTTGCCGATGAAGTGATGGCAGCCGTTAATAAGTAG
- the rpsB gene encoding 30S ribosomal protein S2 produces the protein MAVITMKQLLEAGVHFGHQTRRWNPKMASYIFTDRNGIYIIDLQKTVKKVDEAYNFVRRLAAEGESVLFVGTKKQAMHSVKEEAERCGMFFVNQRWLGGMLTNFQTIRKRIDRLHELERMEEEGTMALLPKKEVAELLHEKERLHKFLGGIKMMKKLPAAIFVIDPRKERIAVAEGRKLGIPIIAIVDTNCDPDEIDYVIPGNDDAIRAVRLLTSKMADAVLEGKQGEQVAVAE, from the coding sequence GTGGCTGTCATAACCATGAAGCAACTGCTGGAGGCAGGTGTGCATTTCGGACACCAAACCCGGCGTTGGAATCCTAAAATGGCTTCCTACATTTTCACTGACCGTAACGGTATCTACATTATTGACCTGCAGAAAACCGTTAAGAAGGTGGACGAGGCTTATAACTTTGTAAGGCGCCTCGCGGCGGAAGGTGAGTCTGTTCTTTTTGTGGGAACCAAAAAACAAGCCATGCACTCTGTAAAGGAAGAAGCAGAGCGGTGCGGTATGTTTTTTGTAAACCAGCGCTGGCTGGGCGGAATGCTAACAAACTTCCAGACCATTCGTAAGCGTATTGATCGTTTGCATGAGCTGGAACGTATGGAAGAGGAAGGGACAATGGCGCTGCTACCCAAAAAGGAAGTAGCCGAATTGTTGCATGAGAAAGAAAGGCTGCATAAGTTTTTAGGTGGCATTAAAATGATGAAGAAGCTGCCTGCAGCTATATTCGTTATAGATCCGCGTAAAGAGCGTATCGCAGTTGCAGAAGGGCGCAAGTTGGGGATCCCTATTATCGCGATTGTAGATACAAACTGTGACCCTGATGAGATTGACTATGTCATTCCCGGTAATGATGATGCAATCCGGGCTGTCAGGTTATTGACCTCCAAAATGGCTGACGCTGTGTTGGAAGGCAAACAGGGAGAGCAGGTTGCAGTTGCCGAATAG
- the codY gene encoding GTP-sensing pleiotropic transcriptional regulator CodY — translation MRDLLEKTRSINKLLQKSAGYPVDYKEIAAILSDNIECSVYIIDRRGKPLGYNYLKGFTCEVMQEFVESPAGFPQDYNEYLLSINETHANFCQAGNACAFHHQTPCKFNNKVTTVVPIVGAGSRLGTLVLAKFDKNFNDEDLVLGEYGSTVVGMEILRARADRMEEEARKRAAVQIALGTLSYSELDAVQHIFDQLEGDEGLLVASKIADRVGITRSVIVNALRKFESAGVIESKSLGMKGTFIKVLNDRLLEELDRMKQH, via the coding sequence ATGCGCGATTTGCTAGAAAAAACACGTTCCATCAATAAATTATTACAAAAGTCCGCGGGTTATCCAGTGGATTATAAAGAAATTGCTGCTATTCTCAGTGATAACATTGAGTGTAGTGTATATATTATTGACCGACGTGGTAAGCCATTAGGCTATAATTATTTAAAAGGTTTTACCTGCGAGGTAATGCAGGAATTTGTGGAATCCCCAGCAGGTTTTCCTCAGGATTATAATGAATACCTTTTAAGTATTAATGAGACTCACGCTAACTTCTGTCAGGCAGGAAATGCTTGTGCATTTCACCACCAAACACCTTGTAAGTTTAACAATAAGGTAACCACGGTTGTACCTATTGTGGGTGCCGGCTCCCGTTTGGGAACTCTGGTATTGGCAAAGTTTGATAAAAACTTTAACGATGAGGATCTGGTTCTGGGTGAGTACGGTTCCACTGTAGTTGGTATGGAGATTTTGCGGGCCAGGGCTGACAGAATGGAAGAAGAGGCCCGTAAGCGGGCCGCGGTGCAAATAGCTCTGGGAACATTATCGTACTCGGAACTTGATGCTGTGCAGCATATTTTTGATCAACTGGAGGGCGATGAAGGCCTTCTGGTGGCCAGTAAGATCGCTGACCGGGTGGGCATAACCAGGTCAGTTATTGTTAATGCTCTGCGCAAGTTTGAAAGTGCCGGGGTCATCGAATCGAAGTCTCTGGGCATGAAAGGTACCTTTATTAAAGTATTGAATGACCGGCTGTTGGAAGAGCTGGATCGGATGAAACAACATTAG
- the hslU gene encoding ATP-dependent protease ATPase subunit HslU, which produces MDEVYIMTPREIVEELNKYIIGQKEAKKAVAIALRNRYRRSNLPQDLQEEVLPKNILMIGPTGVGKTEIARRLAKLVHAPFVKVEATKFTEVGYVGRDVESMVRDLVETAVRMIKQEKMSKVEEKAIKLAEERLVELLAPMPGDKSAAKNPLEMIFSGWQNQDEDTSDQQMKQRVNFERESVREKLARGELEKEYVEVEVEEGSPSMLEVFNGSGYEEMGINMQDMLGGLMPKKKRKRRVTVSEGRKILAQQEAQNLIDMDEVKAEAVTKVEEQGIIFLDEIDKIAVNDSGAGADVSRGGVQRDILPVVEGSTVVTKYGPVKTDHILFIAAGAFHMSKPSDLIPELQGRFPIRVELQSLTEEHFLQILVEPKNALIKQYTALLATEGLEIKFSQNSLVEIAKIAYTVNEQTENIGARRLQTIMEKLLEDLSFEAPELSGQSFAINKEYVNNKLSEVVMNQDLSRYIL; this is translated from the coding sequence ATTGATGAGGTGTATATAATGACTCCAAGAGAGATTGTAGAAGAGCTCAATAAGTACATTATCGGTCAAAAAGAAGCTAAAAAGGCGGTAGCCATTGCGCTGCGTAACAGATACCGCCGCAGCAACCTCCCCCAGGACCTACAGGAGGAGGTACTGCCCAAAAACATACTGATGATCGGCCCCACCGGCGTGGGAAAAACCGAGATTGCCCGTAGGCTGGCGAAGCTTGTTCATGCTCCCTTTGTGAAAGTGGAGGCAACCAAGTTTACAGAAGTGGGGTATGTAGGAAGAGATGTGGAGTCGATGGTGCGTGACCTGGTGGAAACTGCGGTGCGCATGATTAAGCAGGAGAAAATGAGTAAAGTAGAGGAAAAGGCCATCAAATTGGCGGAAGAAAGATTGGTGGAACTTCTGGCACCTATGCCGGGTGACAAATCTGCCGCCAAAAATCCCCTGGAAATGATTTTTAGTGGGTGGCAAAACCAGGATGAAGATACGTCTGATCAGCAAATGAAGCAGCGTGTTAATTTTGAGCGGGAAAGTGTAAGGGAAAAGCTGGCCCGTGGAGAATTAGAAAAGGAATATGTGGAAGTAGAGGTTGAGGAAGGCTCACCTTCTATGTTAGAAGTGTTTAACGGTTCCGGATATGAGGAAATGGGAATAAATATGCAGGATATGCTTGGAGGTCTGATGCCTAAAAAGAAACGCAAAAGAAGGGTTACAGTAAGTGAGGGAAGGAAAATTCTGGCCCAGCAAGAGGCACAAAACCTGATCGACATGGATGAGGTTAAAGCAGAAGCCGTGACCAAAGTGGAAGAACAGGGAATAATTTTTCTGGATGAAATTGATAAAATTGCAGTCAATGATTCAGGTGCCGGGGCAGATGTTTCTCGGGGTGGTGTGCAGCGTGATATCCTTCCTGTGGTGGAAGGTTCTACTGTGGTAACTAAATACGGGCCGGTGAAGACTGATCACATTCTTTTTATTGCGGCCGGCGCTTTTCATATGTCAAAACCTTCTGATTTGATTCCTGAGCTGCAGGGAAGGTTTCCCATCAGAGTAGAATTGCAAAGTCTCACTGAGGAGCATTTTTTGCAGATTTTAGTCGAACCCAAAAATGCATTAATCAAACAATATACCGCATTGCTGGCCACAGAAGGGCTTGAGATTAAGTTTTCACAAAATTCTCTTGTCGAAATAGCAAAAATCGCGTATACTGTTAATGAGCAGACTGAAAACATAGGCGCTAGGCGTTTACAGACAATTATGGAAAAGTTATTAGAGGACCTTTCTTTTGAGGCTCCCGAGCTGAGTGGACAGTCATTTGCGATTAATAAAGAGTATGTAAACAATAAACTCAGCGAAGTCGTAATGAATCAAGACCTTAGTCGCTATATTCTCTAG
- the hslV gene encoding ATP-dependent protease subunit HslV has product MFHGTTIVAVKKDNKVAVAGDGQVTFGENTILKHRAKKVRRLYKDSVLAGFAGSVADAFTLFEKFEGKLEAYHGNLQRAAVELAKEWRLDKMLRRLEALLIVANENYLLVISGSGEVIEPDDGIVAVGSGGSYALAAARVLVKNTDLPAPDIVREALQVAADICVYTNDWITVEEL; this is encoded by the coding sequence ATGTTTCACGGAACTACCATTGTAGCGGTTAAAAAAGACAATAAAGTGGCTGTGGCCGGTGATGGTCAGGTGACTTTCGGCGAAAATACCATTTTAAAGCATAGGGCCAAAAAGGTAAGACGTCTTTATAAAGATAGTGTGTTGGCCGGTTTTGCGGGATCGGTTGCCGATGCCTTCACTCTTTTTGAAAAGTTTGAGGGGAAACTGGAGGCCTACCACGGCAATTTGCAGCGGGCGGCAGTGGAGTTGGCCAAGGAGTGGCGTTTAGATAAAATGCTGCGGCGCCTGGAGGCTTTACTCATTGTGGCTAACGAAAACTACCTGCTTGTGATTAGCGGGAGCGGAGAAGTTATCGAACCTGATGACGGAATTGTGGCCGTTGGCTCCGGCGGCTCCTACGCCCTTGCAGCCGCCCGGGTGCTGGTCAAAAACACTGACCTTCCGGCGCCGGATATAGTTAGGGAAGCTTTGCAGGTAGCCGCGGATATCTGTGTTTACACCAATGATTGGATAACGGTGGAAGAATTATAG
- the xerC gene encoding tyrosine recombinase XerC has protein sequence MYNYMDSFMTYLEVERNYSPRTLDSYQRDLWDGISFFTELLQKKDLELSPGELDYTLLRQYLGHLRARGLSRATMARRLAAWRTFYRFLNRAGSFDQNPARRLSLPKQGRKLPGFLYADEARMLMSMPDRDKPLGLRDLAILEILYAAGIRVGELVGLDMSDVDFNAQTVKVLGKGSKERIVPFGSYARAALEDYLEVRHKLQKSKDSSSIDAALFLNYRGGRLTDRGVRNVLSGYVKKMSAQRGISPHTLRHSFATHLLDNGADLRAVQELLGHVRLSTTQIYTHVTRERLRQEYKKAHPRA, from the coding sequence ATGTATAATTATATGGACTCATTTATGACTTATCTCGAAGTGGAAAGGAATTATTCACCCCGCACCCTTGATAGTTACCAAAGAGATCTATGGGACGGGATATCTTTTTTCACGGAGCTTTTGCAAAAGAAAGACTTGGAATTAAGCCCCGGGGAGCTTGATTATACCCTATTGCGCCAGTATCTGGGTCACTTGCGGGCCAGGGGACTGTCGCGTGCTACTATGGCCCGCAGGCTTGCCGCCTGGAGAACATTTTATCGCTTTTTGAACCGTGCGGGAAGTTTTGATCAAAATCCTGCCCGGCGCCTGTCTTTACCCAAGCAAGGGCGCAAATTACCAGGGTTTTTATATGCAGATGAAGCACGTATGTTGATGTCCATGCCTGACCGGGACAAGCCTTTAGGTTTGCGGGACTTGGCTATATTGGAAATACTATATGCAGCTGGGATAAGGGTAGGGGAGTTAGTTGGCCTGGATATGTCTGATGTTGACTTCAATGCCCAAACAGTAAAGGTTTTGGGCAAAGGTAGTAAGGAGAGAATAGTACCATTTGGCTCCTACGCCCGGGCTGCTTTGGAAGATTATCTAGAGGTACGGCATAAATTACAAAAATCAAAAGACTCGTCCAGTATTGACGCAGCTCTTTTTCTAAATTACCGTGGTGGTAGGCTGACTGATCGCGGGGTTAGGAATGTACTATCCGGGTACGTAAAAAAAATGAGTGCCCAGAGAGGCATAAGCCCACATACTTTGAGACACAGTTTTGCCACCCACCTGTTGGATAACGGTGCGGACTTAAGGGCGGTACAGGAGTTGTTGGGCCACGTGCGCCTGTCCACCACTCAAATATATACCCATGTTACGCGGGAGAGGCTCAGGCAAGAATATAAGAAGGCACACCCAAGGGCTTAG
- a CDS encoding methylenetetrahydrofolate--tRNA-(uracil(54)-C(5))-methyltransferase (FADH(2)-oxidizing) TrmFO has product METKVVKVVGAGLAGSEAAWQAAKRGLEVHLYEMRPQKKTPAHHTGNFAELVCSNSLRAAALENAVGLLKEEMRRMDSLIMDCADSNRVPAGGALAVDRDGFAGAVTEKLSQHPQVVIHREEISTIPDGLVVLATGPLTSDNMAAGLRTITGEEYLYFYDAVAPIVTLESINKDVAFWSSRYNKGEAAYLNCPMNKEEYEHFVYAMLAAERAPRKGFEQEVNFEGCMPIEVMAARGPDTIRFGPLKPVGLIDPRTGKQPYAVVQLRQDNAQGTLYNMVGFQTHLKWGEQERVFKLIPGLENAEFVRFGVMHRNTYINSPSLLEPTYQCRRQKDLLLAGQMTGVEGYVESAASGLVAGLNASRLAQGKSAVVFPPETAHGALAQYITTANSRHFQPMNITFGLLPALGKKIRDKKQRNKMIADRALAALGVSLEAWEEQVGD; this is encoded by the coding sequence ATGGAAACAAAAGTTGTGAAGGTAGTGGGGGCAGGGCTTGCAGGCTCAGAAGCGGCATGGCAGGCCGCTAAGCGGGGATTGGAAGTTCACCTGTACGAAATGCGGCCGCAAAAAAAGACGCCTGCCCACCACACCGGTAATTTTGCAGAATTGGTTTGCAGTAATTCGCTGCGGGCGGCAGCCCTGGAGAATGCTGTGGGTCTGTTAAAAGAGGAAATGCGCCGCATGGATTCCCTGATTATGGACTGCGCTGACAGCAACAGGGTGCCTGCAGGGGGTGCTTTGGCTGTAGACAGGGACGGGTTTGCGGGTGCTGTGACAGAAAAATTGTCCCAGCACCCGCAGGTGGTCATTCACAGGGAAGAAATTTCTACTATTCCTGACGGTTTAGTTGTGCTGGCCACCGGACCTCTAACCTCAGATAATATGGCAGCCGGTTTGAGAACAATCACCGGAGAGGAATATCTTTATTTTTATGATGCAGTAGCACCCATAGTGACCTTAGAATCAATCAATAAAGATGTGGCCTTTTGGTCATCCCGCTATAATAAAGGGGAGGCGGCATATCTTAACTGCCCTATGAATAAAGAAGAATATGAGCATTTTGTCTATGCCATGCTGGCAGCGGAAAGAGCCCCGAGAAAAGGATTTGAACAAGAAGTAAATTTCGAAGGGTGCATGCCTATTGAAGTTATGGCCGCCCGGGGTCCGGACACTATTCGGTTTGGGCCATTAAAGCCTGTGGGCCTTATCGATCCGCGCACAGGTAAGCAGCCATATGCTGTGGTGCAGCTTCGCCAGGATAATGCCCAGGGGACTCTTTATAACATGGTGGGTTTTCAAACTCATCTTAAGTGGGGAGAGCAAGAGAGAGTTTTTAAATTGATTCCCGGCTTGGAAAATGCGGAATTTGTAAGGTTCGGTGTGATGCATCGAAATACATATATTAATTCTCCCAGCCTGTTAGAGCCCACTTACCAGTGCCGGAGGCAAAAAGACCTGCTGCTGGCCGGTCAAATGACCGGAGTAGAGGGTTATGTGGAATCTGCTGCTTCCGGATTGGTTGCAGGTTTGAATGCATCCAGGCTGGCCCAGGGCAAAAGTGCGGTAGTTTTCCCCCCGGAAACAGCTCATGGCGCGCTGGCCCAATATATTACTACCGCTAACTCCAGACATTTTCAGCCCATGAACATAACTTTCGGTTTGCTGCCTGCTTTAGGGAAGAAAATTCGTGATAAAAAACAGCGCAATAAGATGATCGCGGACAGAGCTTTAGCAGCATTGGGAGTATCATTGGAAGCATGGGAGGAGCAAGTAGGGGATTAA